From the Rhinoraja longicauda isolate Sanriku21f chromosome 5, sRhiLon1.1, whole genome shotgun sequence genome, the window AGAATATAAAAATGAAAGAGAAGTCTGGCCATCCAATATAAATCAAAAGGTTTGgagaaaacaaactgcagatggtgtttttaaaaaagacacaaagtgttgaagtaaatcagcaggttaggcaggatatctggagagcagggatgggtgactttttgagttgtgaccctttttcagaaatGTATCATctctggattctccttaatctgctCTGCCTGAGCTATTTCATACGTTCTCTCTGCCCTCCTgacttccttcttaagtatgttcCTCAATTACCTATACTCTTCCTGAGATAcagttgatcccagctgcctatacttgACCCTTGACTCCTTTTTCCTGCCCAAAGTCTCAATGTTTCTCAATTCTTGTATTCAAGTGTTTATGAATGTCAATTATTCTTGAGCATGAAAGTTACTGTTTGAAAGTTTCTGCTGCTGGCTTCAgaatattgcctgtccatttttCCTCCCGATCACATGCATTATTCCAACATTTATTTTAGACAGGACTTCATGGATGGAGATGTATACTTGTGTCGAAGCTTGATCAAATGAGTGAATTTAAAAGCAGCTTTGAAAAAGAGCAAAGTACTTCAAAGTGAAATTATACTATATTCAAAAGAGCTCAAATATACTTTTTATTTATGGATTTAGTTCACTCTTCCTGATTGGTAGGGGCAGAAATATCAGACAAGCAATCAATAATTTGCATTAATAAAAACATAGCTTGTTGAATCCAAGACAGTCCATGCTATGCACTACACTAATCTGTCCTGGTAGGTGGGAAGTAAGATAGTGACTAAGATAACTTGTATTTACAGGCCATCCTTTCAAAATTTAAACTTAATAAAATAAAGAtcgagggggagatggagaggtagaaacatagaaaagtagatgcaggagtaggccattcgacccttcgagccagctattcaatatgatcatggctgatcatctaaaatcagtaccccatttctgctttttccccatatcccttgattcctttagccctaagagctaaatctaactccctcttgaaaacatccagtggattggcctccactgccttctgtggcagagaattccacagattcacaaccctctgggtgaaaaaggtttgcctcatctcagtcctaaatggcccaccccttattcttaaactgtgacctctggttctggactcccccaacatcaggaaaattttccctgcatctagcctgtccaatcctttaagaattttatattttatatgtttcgataagaaagCAGCAGAAGAGGTCTGTACAATATACAGTTGATAAGtgaacaaacaaaaaagaagTTCAGTAACTAAAAAATCCAATATGtagtacaaaacaaaaaaatagctCATAATTTGAAGCTTAGTTGGTGTTTAtggtgttcaagagtctgatggttgttgggaataagctgttcctgaacctagagctcatggttttcagactcccatAACTTCATCCCGGTGGCAagaatgaaatgagagcgtgggtgAGGGTTGTATGGGTCCTAGATCATGCTGGCTTTTTGAGAAAGAGCCTCCTTTAGAtttctttgatggtggggaggtcagtacccataatGGATCAGTCAGTGTCCATCACTTTTTGTGCTGTCCTTCAatcctgggtgttcgagttgccGAATCTCGCCATGAAGCAGCAAGTCAATATGCTGTCTACCTCTTTGTAGAAGTTCAATAGAgatgacataccgaatctcctcaatctcctTGGGGAGTAGGTGATGGCTTTTCTTTCATCAATTTGCTGGGTCCAGGGCAGATCTTCAAAAAATATGCATggtcaggaacttgaagttgttgtggACACTGGAGATCACAGTGTCCTAATCCCAGATTGTGTATCATTTGGAGAGCATTGCAAAAGACCATTAATAGATCTGGTTCAAATTTTCCAACATTGCTTGCTTGTAGATTCAGTAGTGATTGTATTGTCTTCACCTATTCTGCTCAAGCTGTTTGGATTGAGCAATTAATCTTGGAACATAAGTTTGGATACCAACTCAGTAATTAAAATTCAGTAAATTTAATAAATTGAATTAAATAGCTCATGCCTTTCACGGTTATTTTTACCAATGAAGCAACTAAGAGAGTTGATGTTTCACAGCTACAGGAacacagattcaatcctgacttctggtcatgtgtttaattgtcatatgtactgaaaacagaacaacgggtttcttacttccagcagcataACAAGTCTGTAAATGCAGCACACATAAATAACAcaataaataaaagaaaatacaataaattaaaaataagccAAAATCAGTTTGCAAGAACTTGATGGTTGTtatgaagaagctgttcctgaacccagaGGTCACAGATATATACCTGCTTTGcaatggcaggagtaaaatgagagagtggccagggttgtGAAGATTcttaatgatgctggctgccttttttgatGCAGCAACTCCAGTAGATCCCATAATTGGTGGGGAGGTCATAATGGTGCTCTTCGTGTGATGTTTGTTCATTTTTCCTGTGATCTTGtgagttttctttgggtgctctggtttcctgctgtatctcaaagatgtgtgggctgGGAGGATAATTGGGCATcttaaattgccccgaatgtgtaggtAAATGGTGAGTTGatgaaaatgtttagtttagagatgcagcatggaaacagggcctatgGCCTACCTAATCCATCCTGACCATCGATATTCCATTCATATtatttatctcactttctcatccactcctgacattCCAAGGCTAATTTATGGAGACCGAcaagcccacatgtctttgggattttaGAGAAAACAAAAGCACCTGGAATAAATCCGCATGGTCGCAAGGAGAACTTGCAAGCTCCACAGTCAGCGTCGAGGTAGGGATCGAATCcccaggtctcttgtgctgtgatccaacagttctaccagctgtgtaaTGTTGGGGAGAATTAAAAGGTTGGATACGTATTGGATTTGTGTAAATGGATGCTTTTGTGTGAATATTGTTCTTGTGTAGTTGTATAGTATTAATTGAATTATTTTCTACAGCTATTCCATTCATGCTGCACCCTCTGACACTCTCACCTATCAGTGTTTACTAGCTGGAGATTCCTTAGCACCTCTGAGCCCACCCAAGCAGTGGATTGCTTTGATGGGGGTCAGAACTTTTGCATGTGCAATTGGTGCCTAATTTCAATTCCTTGAAGCACTGTGCTAATTTTTTATTAGTGCTTCTTGATTCTAACAGTCCCTTTGAGCTGAATATTAACCAAGCTGCCTGATCAactgttttcagcattttttgcTTTTAAGGGGAAAATGGTTGCCTCTTCAAAGTGAAATAAACAACCCTATTCCTACTGCCTCACCAACTAATTCTTGACAAAAGCCAGCACcaaaaaaaggggaaaatatTTGACCCTTTTAGTGGCAGTTTCCAGCACCCATTTCAAGCCCGCAGATTAGACCCCATTAAAATCCAATCCAAAACAAAACCTGAGGAGAATAGGCCCAGAGACAGCTCTACTCGGTCCTCATTTCTAATAAAATTAGTAATGTCTTCATCAGGCATCAAACAATCACTAACAGCCAGATCCAATCCTCATTCCAAAATTTCTTGTGAATGTTTCTGTCCAAAATTGGACCTTTCCATTTTGTTAGTAATTTAGGAGATCAGGACTAGTTTGTAAATAAGGTAGTCACTGAAATTCAATGATGATTTTCGGCAGAAATTTCCTTGCCAAAGACATTCTAATTTTGCCAGCTAAACATATGAAGAAAAGAACAGATTGTTATGCTGATGGGAGAGATGAAAAGAATGTGAGGCGACTAAACACTGGCATGGAATCACTGAACACTTCCTATTTGAGAGATTGGTGATTGGCGGAATGCTCCTAtcatgttttctctctctcttttctcagaCCACACAAAAAACCCCAATCATATTGCAAACCATTTTCTTGTTGAAACCAGTTTACAGGTGTAATTCTGATGTGCTTTGCATCCTGTTACTGGGGATGTGCAGGAACAACCGGGAGTGACTCTGAACACATCaatattctgcctgtcccgctgagttactccagcattttgtgtctatctgaggtgtaaaccagcatctgcagttccctcctacacaataTTTGGCTGCGTCCGTTGGTCCTCCCAGCAATGACACAACTGTATTATTCACaaaggaaataaaaacaaattgctgtGAAGTTTGCATCtgtcagcaactgtggagagcaaAGCAGAAGCTACATCAATGacaggtttctctttccactgatgcttcattccctgttttaaaaaaaaattactgcagtattttgatttTGGATTTTAGTCATTAAAGGATGCAACCCTGTGCAGTGTGTTTGAGGAGGTAGTAATGAGAGAGTTAGTGACTGAGTAAATGGTAATCCCAGCTGAGAGGCACCAACTGATGAAGCAAGCAACTTTGTTGGCATCAGAAAACCCATTGTGTTTTGTGAAATTTGACATTATAGCAAAGATAAGATAAAGCCATGACTTGGTGTCCCTGTTGTTCTGCTATGGAAACATGTGAAAGTAATGATCCTTCTTGACAATGCAGGTAGTGCTTGATCCATACATCTCTTGGTAGCAAATTGACTGGCAATGTCAGCATACTTGAAACGAGCTAGGAAGTTTGGAGAAAGCAAGGTTCCCCCAATTTCCAATGCTATGAGCAATTGCACGCAACACCCTGATCAATGCAAGTTTATGGAGGTATGTCTTTGGCATGATTGCTAATTAAGTCTGCCTGGGCATGTAAATACAGTTGAATATACAAGTGGTCTGGTATGAGTGATAACTTCAGCAAATCATAATTTATTCTGCTTCTGATACAACATTGGTGATAGATTAAAGCCATTTTTGCAATGgaattaaaggaaaaataaatggATGTTGGGCTGGACAGTCAGAAAACAAAACCTTCTTTATTATTCCAGGAGTTGAAACCAACTTCTCATGGATTATTTTCAAATGAGGTGACAACTGCAGGGCATCTGGTTGGGAATCTTATTGACTCCGTGGAATTGAAAGGTGACCTTCGCATTTCCTAACTTTTCATTCTCAGCAGGTTGAATTTCTGTTGGTGATTTTGCAGAAATTTCTACCATCCTGTCAAATGATCAACAATTGacaaaatagaaacacagaaaaattgaATGATGCgcacttttattttttttaaatagcaaaaTATATATTATGGACATTAATATGGAGTTACAGCAAAATCTTATAATTTGCCATCCAATATATAAGTTCAAATCTTGTACTGGAAAAGCAAATACCTGCATCTCAATTTATCATTCAATTGATGTTCATATATCTTAATTAGTATAATACTTCCTTGGTGTAGATTTAATACTTCAAAGATGAATTAAGCCTGTCCATCATGGATTGAGGGATAAACAAAAAGTAATGATGTTTGATGTTATTGTCAGTCTGGACAAAGACTTGAACTCAGTCAATACCTGAGCAGCTGGTTAATACAGAACTGACAACAAGCATGAAATATGTCAACAATGCTCCATACCAGCATGAAAAAAACATGGAACTAAAAATGTCCGTTCAGATCATAATCTACaaatattcatttttttaaactgaaaataatgTCTCTTTAAAATAGACATGCATTTCTCACAAATACATTTCTTAGAAGTACTTTAAAATATAAACATGATAGAAAGCAGTACACCTTCAAAATCTTGTTTCTGAAGCTCCATGTCTTAACTTGTTATCTAAAAATTCATTGTTTTCAAAACTTAGGTTATTATGAGATCTTGAGATCATTAGTAATTTCTCTTTATTTGTATAGCCACCTTTTACAGAGGTCTGTGGTGCAGTTAGTGTGTCCATAGGATCCTCTTTATTCTCCAGTTTCACATAACCCTTGCTGTTACTACGATCAAGTCTTGGCCAACTTGGATGCTTTCTTTGTTCTGTTTGAACTGTAAGTGTTAACGGTCCTCTCTCCAAGTCCAAGGACTTTGAGTGACAGGACAATATGTGAAGGGAATTGTTTGATCCAAACTCTTTCTTGGGAAAACCAGGTGATAGAAATTTTCCCATGGGTGTTTCAGAAGGTGCACAAGGTGGGAAAGTGCAGTTTCCACCTCCTGCCGTAGTGTTGCTTCTTGATAGACGTGGATTAGgtggtttgtaagagtcattgataTCGGTTGATGGTACTGTTAAGGAAGCCATAGAAGAGTGTCTTGCCCTACCTTTACTGAACTCAGAATCCTCTGTGATATTGTCAAGTTCGGGCTCATCAATCACACAGTTGTTCAGTTTAATAACAGGGAGAGTGAAAGCGTTGATAGATGATGAGACAATAGACTTGGTCTCACACTTTTTAGAATTGCTGCATTTCTCTTTCTGAGTTTCTGTCTGCATCCTATGGAAGGAGCCTAATGCTGTTGAGGTTTTGGGGTGTAAAAGCATATTGATTTCCTTGGGTAGTCCATCCTCTTCATCATAAGAGATCGATTTTGTTGCAGCGATTCTATCCTTCGATGATCCAGAAAATGACAGCAGTACATTTGCAGCCAGTTTAGCTGTACATTGGTTGTCATAACATTTGATATTAGAATCCCCAGAGTGGCCAGTCCAAGCCCCATTCATATGTCTTTGCTCTTTAATTCTTTGGCTATGGATATCAATGACTGTGGAATAAATATCTTGCATATGTATCACTTTTGTTTCTTTGTCCCTATTTTCATGCAGTATAGCATTAgcacaaataaatataaatattccAATCCCCATTGTGAAAGGGCCAATCATTTTCATTTTATCAGAGTGTAAGTGCTGTTCAAAAAATTCCACTAATACTCCAGCATGGTCTAATATTACATGAGACACATTATCTGACATCCCAGATTTGGACATTACAGGATGTTtcttgtccatctcctgtggcCAATAACCAAGAACTGCCATTGCAATCCCAACCATTGAAATTAAAATTCCAAGGAAAAGGAAAAATCCTGAAGGGGAATACAGTCTGATTTTGCCTCTCACAACAACAACATCAGGTTTCGGCTTACGTTTGACTCTCCTTTTCTCTGGAGCAGGTGGAGGATGATGAAGATGCTGTGATCGAGCAGAGTCCTGTCTTTTCAGGGCTGCAAGTCCCGTTATTACACCACCTGTCGCTATCATAGTGCTGTCGTCTTCCTTAAAAGTCAAGAATAGGATAGTACAATTTGAGAATGACAGCTGAAGTTCTGTTAACGGCTATGAGGTAATTCCACAAAATCATGAACAAATAACTCAAATAGTATTCTTTCAGGCAAATGGAGCAATTTTAAGAGAGAATCATCAACTAGTTTCACAAGACTCATATTAACATTGATCAAAGAATTGCACATTAGCAATCAAACAAACCCCACATCCACCAATTTCTTTAAGTTTTGATAAAATGGTTAAGTTTTATTATGGTCAATAGAGGCAGCAACAATGAAAAACAGCCATTAATAAAACCTCTGCCCATGATTCAAAGATAGAATGAAGCTGGTTGCCGTGTATACAGGCATCATTGGGTTTTTTTCCTTAAGAATATTTGCAATCCAATTGTAATTATGGAAATGAATGAGTGATAGAGGAACATAATTGTTGGGAAATAGGTTTGAATACATACAAAATAAATCGGAATGCTATTTTTCCAGGAGATATAGGAATTAGGAAATTTGCAAGTTTTTATTCTACATTGCAATGGATATAAAATATGCAATTTACAAGTATCAGAAAATGTTACATTGGGAATTTTGAATATACCAGTTGTTTGCTGTTACTTTTCCAAACTTCATTTTAAAATGATGGAATATTTGAAATAGACAAGATGAATGCAAGAGCAGGGATCTTCCTCAGGCTTGTCTAATCAGTCCATGTTAGGAAATACTTTAATTAGAACAAATAGTTTTAATAGATTTATCTACCCTATTCTTGTATCCAATTTCTTAGAATGATAtaattgatacagcatggaagaagTCACTTTTGTCCTGACACTATCTATATCAGCACTTTGTAAAATCATTCTGTAATATCTTGCAGTTTTTTTGTCTAGTCGCTCACTTTTTATTTAATCTTGTCTGCCTCAGTCATCATTTCCGCAAAACGTTGAGCAAAGAATCATTTTCTGCATTCAGTTCCAAATTGTCAATACAGTATCTTGTGAATTTTTTCTGTAGTTACAGACACACCtttcaacccccccaccccaggcaTTTCTCTCCCTTCAGTAATTCTACTCGTGAATATAACTGGGAGTAAAACACCAGAAATGCAAGTATGTACTGGGTTTTTTTTCCAACTCTGACTTCAGTGTAAATATTAGTTTATTCTTCACAAATCATTTATTGCATCATCAAAGTATGTTAAAAATTATCATCCCAGCATGGGCTTTTAataacagccatactaagtggtgCAGGGCAAGTGCAGGGAGGATTTTAATAAGCTTTCTCTGTACAGTCTATTTTGGTAGATGCTGATTCTGTATCTTTAGTTATAATGATTggtcaaataaatattttaacttATGGGCCATTAGgaacagaacattggaaaagaaAACTGCAATAAAGTCAAGTGTCTTGACTGGTAGGATTACAGATCACAAAGTTTATATTACTGCATTTTTGTGTGAACAGAAGAAAGAGCCTGTCTTGAGCTAGAAATAGAAGTCTCAAACTAGAACATAGATACAGTGGGAATATGTGGAGCGAGCTTTTTTAATATTTGTATAGTTTGTCAAACCACTTTCTTGAGAAGAAACGATGCATGAATATAATCCATAGGCTACATTTTGACAATTATTCTAAGTTTGTATATAGTAGTCCATATTAAAAAATGTCAGCCATTCTGAAATTTGATTAACTAATGTGATAATTCAATTTAGTACATGACTAGTGAGTTTAAGAAATAGAAGCCGCAGTAGGTTATGCACCTCCTCATTCTTGTTCTGTTATTCAGTAGAACCACAGCTGATCTTTCACCCCAATGCCGCttttctgcactagtcccataccCATTGATGTCCTTATACTTAAGTCTACCTTGGATGTACTTGTGACTGAACCACTACCGCCTTCTTGGATGGAAAATCCCAAAGATTCATTTctctctgggtaaagaaattACTTCTCATCTGTCTTGAATAGCCAACTCTTTATTTTGAGAATACTACCAAGGAATTGAAATCTGTTTAACCCCATTCCATTCTCACCTTTGATTAAATATTGTCCTCTTTCTAATTGTTGAAATATTTGAATTAATGTATATCTCTGACTGAGATTATTGCACATACTGTAAAGCACATGAGACAAATGAGTGTTTAATAAATAATTTTCAGATTTATCTTATTGCAACAGCTTAATATATCCATCCAATATTTTCTCATACTTCTGTCTGTGGCTGCCATTGAATAATTGGTATTCTGACACTATTTTATATCTTGATATCCAACAAAAGACCAGGCCTGATGTACTTTGCACTAAAGTTCACGGGTAAACCCTTCTATGGACACGGCGTGTCTGAACCTATGACGGACTTTGTTGCAGTGCTGCTTTCTACAGGAGAATCTGAATTCAAACCATATTATAAACATTCAGTATCTTCAAGACAAGATATATTCAGACTAACCCAGAACACGAGATTTGACATTTTAAATTTTCCAAAAGAATCTTTTGCTAAACACAAGTCCCACGAATGTGAGGCACACGGAACTTTTTCCAGAGGGGTTTGAGTAAATTTTGGAGATGGCCTTGCCATAATATTATTTTGCCATTTGTCTTGGGAATTTAAATTTCCATCCTTTTACTGTGTGGTTTGATTATTCTTTGATTTGTTGCAGATATGTAGCCACATTATTCATTAGAATGCTGTACTTTGAAAAAATGCTTTTAACACAGAACAAAAGGTAGTTTCCTGTGCCATAAAAAAACATTGCAAAAGCCTCTGAGGTTCCCAGGAGGATGACATAAAAAGCTTAAAAGATTGATTTTTGAAAAGAAGAGGACATGGCTTCAGCAATATTTTGTGGTTGGGGAGAAAAGATGGAAATCTTGTATTTAAGACATTGATGATCTAGAAACCAGCAATCTCGTTCAATCTGGGACAGTGCcagtggagggagatggagagtaTGGTGTTTATTGACATGATTGAAGATGGTAGCTTTCAGAGTGTCCAACTGGAAGAAATTGGGGCCCATCATCTAGGACTGGGTGTCAGAAAGGTACTGGGGGGGACCAAGTGTTTGAGTGGTGTGTCAACAATGAATGTAGAAGTTGATGTAACACCCCCAGATGATGCCTTTGAGGAACAGCATATTAGTTTAAAAAGAAAGGAACGGGCCAATGATAAGTAGTTAGGCAATTCTAGAGGACATAAAGTcttaccaaagataatagagcagagcaagatagaccactcgaccctaaaaaccatagtatgtcatggcgccattt encodes:
- the tmem200a gene encoding transmembrane protein 200A; the protein is MIATGGVITGLAALKRQDSARSQHLHHPPPAPEKRRVKRKPKPDVVVVRGKIRLYSPSGFFLFLGILISMVGIAMAVLGYWPQEMDKKHPVMSKSGMSDNVSHVILDHAGVLVEFFEQHLHSDKMKMIGPFTMGIGIFIFICANAILHENRDKETKVIHMQDIYSTVIDIHSQRIKEQRHMNGAWTGHSGDSNIKCYDNQCTAKLAANVLLSFSGSSKDRIAATKSISYDEEDGLPKEINMLLHPKTSTALGSFHRMQTETQKEKCSNSKKCETKSIVSSSINAFTLPVIKLNNCVIDEPELDNITEDSEFSKGRARHSSMASLTVPSTDINDSYKPPNPRLSRSNTTAGGGNCTFPPCAPSETPMGKFLSPGFPKKEFGSNNSLHILSCHSKSLDLERGPLTLTVQTEQRKHPSWPRLDRSNSKGYVKLENKEDPMDTLTAPQTSVKGGYTNKEKLLMISRSHNNLSFENNEFLDNKLRHGASETRF